One region of Vitis vinifera cultivar Pinot Noir 40024 chromosome 1, ASM3070453v1 genomic DNA includes:
- the LOC132252656 gene encoding uncharacterized protein LOC132252656, with product MDSQPQNPNPRTTSQNHKQKRNMDKLKKAVLGAMTLDSATPLSEETKKCIEKRLLQLFPVIRTPDHPPYAWMILDAIKTLKEKRGSSEKSLSEFIKSNYEVPWAHSSYLSHHLCKLAQNGDIVVTSDDHYMIPTGNPNPKRKEKQQKRKRHQGRGRRGIYDKEAVVEKKNQLGEQEKVVIKELSQAQKHENYVIDGANEQDYQVNEGKNQSQGQQNEVRSELLQSSCLNDDNCATLMVIPVESSSPRVEDEGESVEELPKQQNRRKSPFDSLPPVNTQHHFEEQQPQSQHQGIASIPEEDTDAGALLPIGPPQHTLSQHRGQGRPPEPQPDTITRDEALLPLQHESYQQHPPQNRGRGRPRKLKRDAEITVRDFSSSQNLRRGRPRKPKQDAETMMGGFSTSQNLRRSKRKPHFDTTMENHCPLITVQQQPKHIHIGEVLQNLD from the exons ATGGATTCTCaaccccaaaaccctaaccctcgTACCACTTCCcaaaatcacaaacaaaaacGAAACATGGACAAGTTGAAAAAAGCAGTATTGGGGGCAATGACCTTGGATTCAGCTACGCCATTGTCTGAGGAAACAAAGAAGTGCATCGAAAAGCGTCTTCTCCAGTTATTCCCCGTGATCCGAACCCCTGATCACCCTCCCTACGCTTGg ATGATATTGGATGCGATTAAGacattgaaagaaaaaaggggTTCAAGTGAGAAATCTCTGTCAGAGTtcattaaatcaaattatgaaGTGCCTTGGGCTCATTCAAGTTATCTAAGTCACCATCTTTGTAAACTTGCTCAGAATGGTGACATTGTTGTTACATCTGATGATCATTATATGATTCCAAccggaaaccctaaccctaagcGGAAAGAAAAGCAGCAGAAGCGGAAGCGTCATCAGGGTAGGGGACGCCGTGGTATTTATGATAAGGAAGCagtggttgaaaaaaaaaatcaactaggAGAACAAGAGAAAGTGGTGATTAAAGAATTGAGTCAAGcacaaaaacatgaaaattatgTCATTGATGGAGCAAACGAACAGGATTATCAAgtgaatgaaggaaaaaatcaaTCACAAGGACAACAAAATGAGGTGAGATCCGAGTTACTGCAATCATCATGCCTCAATGATGATAATTGTGCTACTTTGATGGTCATACCTGTTGAATCCTCTAGCCCTAGGGTGGAAGATGAGGGGGAATCTGTAGAGGAGCTGCCAAAGCAACAAAATAGGAGGAAGAGCCCGTTTGATTCATTGCCCCCAGTCAATACTCAGCATCATTTTGAGGAGCAACAGCCACAATCTCAACACCAAGGCATAGCTTCTATACCAGAAGAGGATACAGATGCAGGGGCATTGCTGCCCATAGGTCCTCCTCAGCATACATTGTCCCAGCATCGAGGCCAAGGAAGGCCTCCTGAACCACAACCTGATACAATTACAAGAGATGAAGCATTGTTGCCTTTGCAGCATGAGTCTTATCAACAGCACCCACCACAGAATCGAGGGCGAGGGAGACCTCGTAAGCTAAAACGAGACGCAGAGATTACGGTTAGGGATTTTTCATCCTCTCAGAATCTACGACGAGGAAGACCTCGAAAGCCAAAACAAGATGCAGAGACTATGATGGGGGGTTTTTCAACCTCTCAGAATCTAAGACGATCTAAACGAAAGCCTCATTTTGACACAACGATGGAGAATCATTGTCCCCTCATAACTGTGCAGCAGCAACCAAAGCACATCCATATTGGGGAAGTCCTTCAAAACCTTGATTGA